A genomic segment from Nicotiana tabacum cultivar K326 chromosome 7, ASM71507v2, whole genome shotgun sequence encodes:
- the LOC107796355 gene encoding zinc finger protein GAI-ASSOCIATED FACTOR 1, producing the protein MSNISSGNSSTAGAEEEYEEQDQQQTSNVLLPSSVHQEQDLPNKKRRKLPGNPDPSAEVIALSPKTLMATNRFICEVCNKGFQREQNLQLHRRGHNLPWKLKQKTSSDEIRKRRVYICPEPTCIHHNPARALGDLTGIKKHYSRKHGEKKWKCDRCSKKYAVQSDWKAHSKTCGTKEYKCDCGTIFSRRDSFITHRAFCDALTEENNKVNQSLASTTGPSHTPVSEVMPTSMLNLSEIRNPNMKIPLKPSPRELNIQTPTGPLLNMAGSMFTSPRNLSSSSFSGFQLSTNSSNMSSSATALLQQAAQMGATVSSSMNSPIMVQKGYPSLFQSDHNQTQIGSSVHGFFGSMLQNGTQETLISELLNSNSTAGDNQKTSRMQNEGWYNGLFNETKINGESGNDSLTLDFLGIGGMRQRNSHEMHQQQQQEMSFEQQKEMSSMWDD; encoded by the exons aTGTCAAACATCTCTTCTGGGAATAGTAGTACTGCAGGTGCAGAAGAAGAATATGAAGAGCAAGATCAGCAGCAAACTTCTAACGTACTTTTGCCTTCTAGTGTTCATCAAGAGCAAGATCTTCCTAATAAGAAGAGAAGGAAATTACCTGGAAATCCTG ATCCTAGTGCTGAAGTTATTGCCTTATCACCAAAGACCCTAATGGCAACAAACCGGTTCATATGTGAAGTCTGTAACAAAGGCTTCCAAAGGGAACAAAACCTTCAACTACACAGGAGAGGACACAATCTACCGTGGAAGCTAAAACAAAAAACAAGCAGTGATGAGATAAGGAAACGGCGAGTGTATATTTGCCCAGAACCAACGTGTATCCACCATAATCCTGCTCGTGCTCTTGGAGATCTGACGGGGATTAAGAAACATTATTCGCGTAAACATGGTGAAAAGAAATGGAAATGTGACAGGTGCTCTAAAAAGTATGCAGTGCAATCTGACTGGAAAGCCCATTCCAAAACGTGTGGGACTAAAGAGTACAAATGTGACTGTGGTACCATCTTCTCCAG GAGGGATAGCTTTATTACTCACAGAGCCTTTTGTGATGCCTTGACTGAAGAAAACAACAAAGTAAACCAAAGTTTAGCTTCAACCACAGGACCTAGCCATACTCCAGTCTCTGAAGTCATGCCCACTAGCATGTTGAACTTATCAGAAATCAGAAATCCAAACATGAAAATTCCTTTGAAACCTTCACCTCGTGAACTCAATATTCAAACACCTACAGGACCCTTATTAAACATGGCAGGAAGCATGTTTACTAGTCCAAGAAatttatcttcttcctctttttctggTTTTCAGTTAAGCACAAATTCGTCGAATATGTCATCATCAGCAACAGCTTTATTACAACAAGCAGCTCAAATGGGAGCAACTGTGAGCAGTAGCATGAACTCTCCAATAATGGTACAAAAAGGGTACCCTTCTCTGTTTCAAAGTGATCATAATCAAACACAAATAGGGAGCTCTGTGCATGGATTTTTTGGGTCTATGTTACAAAATGGAACTCAAGAAACGTTGATTTCAGAATTATTGAACTCGAATAGTACTGCTGGTGATAATCAGAAGACTTCAAGAATGCAAAATGAAGGGTGGTATAATGGTTTATTTAATGAAACAAAGATTAATGGAGAGAGTGGGAATGATAGCTTGACACTAGACTTTCTTGGGATAGGGGGAATGAGACAAAGGAATTCCCATGAAATgcatcagcagcagcagcaagaaaTGAGCTTCGAACAGCAAAAAGAAATGAGCTCCATGTGGGATGATTGA